In one Haemophilus parainfluenzae genomic region, the following are encoded:
- the mutT gene encoding 8-oxo-dGTP diphosphatase MutT yields MSKPIIQVAAGIIRNEFGQLYLTQRLEGQDFAQALEFPGGKVDAGETPEEALKRELEEEIGIHILNAELYERFQFEYPTKILDFSFYLVTEWIGEPFGREGQEGFWLEQSELDAGQFPPANLKLIQRLVAESVK; encoded by the coding sequence ATGAGTAAGCCTATCATTCAAGTTGCGGCAGGGATTATTCGTAATGAATTTGGGCAGCTATATTTGACCCAGCGTTTAGAAGGGCAAGATTTTGCGCAAGCATTAGAATTTCCAGGTGGCAAAGTTGATGCAGGTGAAACACCTGAAGAAGCTTTAAAAAGAGAATTGGAAGAAGAGATTGGCATTCACATTTTAAATGCTGAGCTGTACGAACGTTTTCAATTTGAATATCCAACCAAAATTTTAGATTTTAGTTTTTATCTGGTCACTGAATGGATTGGCGAGCCGTTTGGTCGAGAAGGTCAGGAAGGTTTTTGGCTTGAACAAAGTGAGCTTGATGCAGGGCAATTCCCACCAGCCAATTTAAAGCTGATTCAGCGTTTAGTGGCTGAAAGTGTCAAATAA
- a CDS encoding sulfatase-like hydrolase/transferase encodes MIPSIFLSLFFIATVIFIVNSHYRWTYFFAIALFVLLFSSMFAITGQWQRGLNFASVLFVVLMLFHRMKIHYYKQPLLISDFWLVTDWRNWETLLHYKGAIFGVLGLLGLLGYAIFGWSDVETASVGFRVFAAILAATSFGLMWYYSKDPDATKVWLDSLPDDGRDVFLNLPMSCRGVFFKVPEFEGDSQKFKEKLTALLSEKAESKTESAEKPDIVVCLQESTLNPHQFDFDAETIPPFSMFNKQEDTAFVSPLRVHTLGGATWKSEFAFLAGVPSTDFGALASGVFYSVVPHLQTGFIKNLREQGYFCVALSPFTKGNYNAKPAYEHFGFDLMLQPQDLGYPASISKNLWHISSEEMMYYTKLILQKQHPSLENVKQPMFVYVLTMKEHGPYNTNMPNHFNLASKRLGGKAISCLNDYIDRIASLNEAIEGLNDYLKARETPYVFGYFGDHQVAFDNQLPPKKGNFVNPDYVTQFVVRTNRKTDFVQQQDFLDLAFVGGVLLDVAGLSPKDDFMRANIAMRQLSQGKLEDAKDMDLVNSYRNYLYQDLKIAQ; translated from the coding sequence ATGATTCCAAGTATTTTTCTGAGTTTATTTTTTATTGCGACGGTGATTTTTATCGTCAATTCGCATTATCGTTGGACATATTTTTTTGCGATTGCATTATTCGTCTTATTGTTTAGTTCAATGTTTGCGATAACCGGTCAATGGCAACGCGGATTGAATTTTGCGTCCGTACTTTTTGTGGTGTTGATGCTATTCCATCGAATGAAAATTCATTACTACAAACAACCTTTACTCATTTCAGATTTTTGGCTTGTAACAGACTGGCGAAATTGGGAAACCCTCTTACATTATAAAGGGGCCATTTTCGGCGTGTTGGGGCTATTAGGTCTGTTGGGGTATGCTATCTTTGGCTGGTCAGATGTTGAAACTGCATCTGTTGGATTTCGCGTATTTGCAGCAATACTCGCAGCAACAAGCTTTGGTTTAATGTGGTATTATTCTAAAGATCCGGATGCGACAAAAGTCTGGCTAGATTCATTGCCAGATGATGGTCGAGATGTTTTCTTAAACCTGCCAATGTCTTGTCGTGGCGTATTCTTTAAAGTGCCAGAATTTGAAGGCGATAGCCAAAAATTTAAAGAAAAACTGACCGCACTTTTAAGTGAAAAGGCAGAGAGCAAAACTGAAAGTGCAGAAAAGCCTGACATTGTGGTGTGTTTACAAGAATCAACCTTGAATCCCCATCAATTTGATTTTGATGCAGAAACCATCCCGCCATTTTCAATGTTTAATAAGCAGGAAGATACCGCATTTGTAAGTCCATTGCGTGTACATACGCTGGGTGGCGCAACGTGGAAATCTGAATTTGCTTTCCTTGCAGGGGTGCCTTCAACCGATTTTGGTGCTTTAGCAAGTGGGGTGTTTTATTCGGTTGTGCCACACTTACAGACGGGTTTTATTAAAAATCTTCGTGAGCAAGGCTATTTTTGTGTGGCATTATCGCCTTTTACGAAAGGTAACTACAACGCAAAACCTGCCTATGAGCACTTTGGTTTTGACTTGATGTTACAACCACAAGATTTAGGCTATCCCGCATCAATCAGCAAAAATCTTTGGCATATTAGCAGTGAAGAGATGATGTATTACACCAAACTGATTCTGCAGAAACAGCATCCATCATTGGAAAATGTGAAACAGCCCATGTTTGTCTATGTGCTAACCATGAAAGAGCATGGCCCTTACAACACGAACATGCCAAATCATTTTAATTTGGCGAGTAAGCGTTTAGGGGGAAAAGCGATTTCTTGCTTAAATGATTATATTGATCGCATTGCTAGCCTTAATGAGGCAATCGAAGGCTTGAATGATTATTTAAAAGCACGAGAAACACCTTATGTATTCGGTTATTTTGGTGATCACCAAGTCGCTTTTGATAATCAGCTTCCACCGAAAAAAGGTAATTTTGTAAATCCAGATTATGTGACTCAATTTGTGGTTAGAACTAATCGTAAAACTGACTTTGTTCAACAGCAAGATTTCTTAGATTTAGCCTTTGTTGGTGGCGTATTACTTGATGTGGCAGGTTTATCACCGAAAGATGACTTTATGCGAGCAAATATCGCTATGCGTCAGTTAAGCCAAGGTAAGCTCGAAGATGCAAAGGATATGGATTTAGTGAATAGCTATCGAAATTATCTGTATCAAGATTTAAAAATTGCGCAATAA
- the lptE gene encoding LPS assembly lipoprotein LptE gives MMKSIKTICLVGVTAFLTACGWHFDNGAAVPAELKTMALESSDPYSEMSMAMRKQLLSNNVNLVPAKQGVPVLRLNKQTSSDKVASVFKQGREAEKVLTLDVEASVRLANGETYPISAKINRTFFDNSRAALAKSAERDVIWNDMREQAARQLINKMAALQHQVQGK, from the coding sequence ATGATGAAATCAATCAAAACGATCTGCTTAGTTGGGGTAACAGCCTTTTTAACTGCTTGTGGTTGGCACTTTGATAATGGTGCTGCGGTTCCTGCAGAATTAAAAACAATGGCCCTTGAAAGCAGCGACCCATACAGTGAAATGTCAATGGCAATGCGTAAGCAACTGCTTAGCAACAACGTAAACCTTGTTCCTGCAAAACAAGGTGTGCCAGTGTTGCGTTTAAATAAACAGACTTCAAGCGATAAAGTGGCGTCAGTCTTTAAACAAGGCCGAGAAGCAGAAAAAGTATTGACCCTTGATGTTGAAGCAAGTGTACGCTTGGCTAACGGAGAAACCTACCCAATCTCTGCAAAAATCAACCGCACTTTCTTTGATAACTCGCGTGCTGCATTAGCAAAATCAGCTGAGCGTGATGTGATTTGGAATGATATGCGCGAACAAGCGGCTCGCCAATTAATTAATAAAATGGCTGCCTTGCAACATCAAGTTCAAGGAAAATAA
- the yggU gene encoding DUF167 family protein YggU, translating into MSAIEQTPEGLRLKIILQPKASKDQIVGLHDDELKITISAPPVDGQANTHLLKFLSKAFKVPKSSIVLEKGELNRHKQVWIPSPKLIPSEIQNLL; encoded by the coding sequence ATGTCAGCAATCGAACAAACACCTGAAGGACTACGTCTTAAAATCATTCTGCAACCCAAAGCCAGTAAAGATCAAATTGTGGGATTGCATGATGATGAACTCAAAATCACGATTAGCGCACCACCTGTTGATGGTCAAGCAAATACTCACTTGCTGAAATTTTTGAGTAAAGCATTCAAAGTACCTAAAAGCTCGATAGTTCTTGAAAAAGGTGAATTAAACCGACATAAACAAGTTTGGATTCCTTCGCCCAAATTAATTCCATCTGAAATTCAAAATCTCTTATAA
- the holA gene encoding DNA polymerase III subunit delta — MNRIFPEQLASNLNSHLAKVYFLVGTDPLLLSESEDLIHQAALLQGFDEKNQITIDTNTDWSALIEASQSMGLFFNKQIFILNLPENLTALLPKNLQQFISGLNEDSLLVLTLPKLSKAAEKQEWFIQANQFEPQAVIVNCQTPNSEQLSRWVKHRTKNMGLSADEEAVQLLCYSYENNLLALKQALQLLDLLYPDHKLTYNRVKLVVEQSSVFTPFQWIDALLSGKANRSKRILRGLQAEDVQPVILLRTLQRELLTLLELTKPQLRNPSLNTSLPTQTLKADFDRLKIWQSRRPLYTAAIQRLTYQKLFEILQELADIERTTKQEYGQDVWVKLADLSVKFCL, encoded by the coding sequence ATGAACCGCATTTTTCCTGAGCAACTGGCCTCTAACCTGAACAGCCATTTAGCGAAAGTCTATTTTTTGGTTGGGACAGATCCCCTGTTGCTCAGTGAAAGTGAAGATCTCATTCATCAAGCCGCCCTTCTTCAAGGTTTTGATGAAAAAAATCAAATCACCATAGATACTAATACTGACTGGTCTGCATTAATTGAGGCCAGCCAATCTATGGGGCTCTTTTTTAATAAGCAAATTTTCATTCTCAATTTACCCGAAAATCTGACCGCACTTTTGCCAAAAAACCTTCAGCAATTTATCAGTGGATTAAATGAAGATAGCTTGCTTGTCCTCACCTTGCCTAAATTGTCTAAAGCAGCCGAAAAACAAGAGTGGTTTATTCAGGCGAATCAATTTGAGCCACAAGCTGTTATCGTGAACTGCCAAACACCGAACTCAGAACAACTTTCTCGTTGGGTGAAGCATCGTACAAAAAATATGGGATTATCAGCTGATGAGGAAGCCGTTCAACTGCTTTGTTATAGCTATGAAAATAATCTACTGGCATTGAAACAAGCATTACAGCTTTTAGATTTGCTTTATCCTGATCACAAACTCACGTATAACCGCGTTAAATTAGTCGTAGAGCAATCTTCTGTCTTTACCCCTTTCCAATGGATTGATGCGTTATTATCAGGCAAGGCAAATCGCTCAAAGCGGATTTTGCGTGGTTTACAAGCTGAAGATGTGCAACCTGTTATTTTGTTGCGTACTTTACAGCGTGAACTACTCACGTTGCTAGAATTAACAAAACCACAACTACGCAATCCCTCTCTTAACACGAGTTTGCCTACACAGACACTCAAAGCGGATTTTGACCGTCTCAAAATTTGGCAGAGTCGTCGTCCTCTTTATACAGCGGCAATACAGCGACTCACCTATCAAAAACTCTTTGAAATTTTGCAAGAGTTGGCAGATATTGAGCGCACAACCAAGCAAGAATATGGTCAAGACGTGTGGGTAAAATTAGCAGACTTATCGGTTAAATTTTGCTTATAA
- the secA gene encoding preprotein translocase subunit SecA — translation MSFLTKIFGSRNERILRRLRKQVAKINKMEPAFEALSDDELRAKTEEFRSRLANGETLQQLLPEAFATVREAGKRVLGMRHFDVQLIGGMVLTNRCIAEMRTGEGKTLTATLPCYLMALEGKGVHVVTVNDYLARRDAETNRPLFEFLGMTVGVNIPGLPPEAKREAYAADITYATNSELGFDYLRDNLAHSKEERFQRHLGYALVDEVDSILIDEARTPLIISGQAEDSSELYIAVNKLIPNLIKQEKEDTEEYTGEGDYTLDLKTKQAYLTERGQEKVENWLIEQGLMPEGDSLYSPARIVLLHHVMAALRANTLFERDVDYIVKDGEIVIVDEHTGRTMAGRRWSDGLHQAIEAKEGVEIKSENQTVASISYQNYFRLYDKLAGMTGTADTEAFEFQQIYGLETVVIPTNRPMIRDDRTDVMFENEEYKFNAIIEDIKDCVARNQPVLVGTVSVEKSEMLSQALDKAGIKHNVLNAKFHAQEAEIVAEAGAPGAVTIATNMAGRGTDIILGGNWKAKAAKLENPTPEQIEALKAEWEKNHEIVMQAGGLHIIGTERHESRRIDNQLRGRSGRQGDPGSSRFYLSLEDGLMRIYLNEGKLNMMRKAFTQPGEAMESKLLAKVIASAQAKVEAFHFDGRKNLLEYDDVANDQRHAIYEQRNYLLDNDDISETIKAIRSDVFNDVIDQYIPPQSLEEQWDIKGLEERLAQEFGLELPIEHWLEENNNLHEENLRERIIQEAEDEYKAKEALAGEETMRHFEKGVMLQTLDELWKEHLAAMDYLRQGIHLRGYAQKDPKQEYKKESFRMFTEMLDSLKHHVIMTLTRVKVRTQEEIEEAERARQEMAEREALTHQPVDENTEQAQSEDYSDRHIGRNEPCPCGSGKKYKHCHGSKARYA, via the coding sequence ATGAGTTTTTTAACAAAAATTTTTGGCAGCCGTAACGAACGTATTTTACGCAGATTAAGAAAACAAGTTGCGAAAATCAACAAAATGGAGCCCGCTTTTGAAGCATTAAGTGATGATGAATTAAGAGCAAAAACAGAAGAATTCCGTAGTCGTTTAGCTAATGGTGAAACTTTACAACAACTTTTACCTGAAGCGTTTGCTACCGTGCGTGAAGCGGGTAAACGTGTACTCGGTATGCGCCATTTCGATGTGCAATTAATCGGTGGTATGGTGCTAACAAACCGTTGTATCGCAGAGATGCGTACGGGTGAAGGTAAAACCTTAACCGCAACCTTGCCTTGTTATTTGATGGCGTTGGAAGGTAAAGGTGTACACGTTGTAACCGTGAATGATTACTTAGCACGTCGTGACGCGGAAACTAACCGCCCATTATTTGAATTCTTAGGTATGACTGTTGGAGTGAATATCCCTGGTTTACCGCCTGAAGCAAAACGTGAAGCTTATGCGGCAGATATTACGTACGCGACAAACAGCGAATTAGGTTTCGATTACCTTCGTGATAACTTAGCCCATTCCAAAGAAGAGCGTTTCCAACGTCATTTAGGCTATGCCTTAGTGGATGAAGTTGACTCAATTTTAATCGATGAAGCGCGTACACCATTGATTATTTCAGGCCAAGCAGAAGACAGCTCTGAACTTTATATTGCGGTAAATAAACTAATTCCGAATTTAATTAAGCAAGAAAAAGAAGATACGGAAGAATATACCGGTGAAGGCGACTACACCTTAGATCTTAAAACCAAACAAGCGTATTTGACTGAACGTGGTCAAGAAAAAGTTGAAAATTGGTTAATTGAACAAGGTTTAATGCCAGAAGGTGATTCTCTTTATTCACCAGCGCGCATTGTATTGCTACACCATGTTATGGCAGCGTTACGTGCGAATACTTTATTTGAGCGCGATGTAGACTATATCGTGAAAGATGGTGAGATCGTGATCGTCGATGAACATACTGGTCGTACTATGGCGGGTCGTCGTTGGTCTGATGGTTTACACCAAGCAATCGAAGCAAAAGAAGGCGTAGAAATTAAGAGTGAAAACCAAACTGTTGCGTCGATTTCTTACCAAAACTACTTCCGTCTTTATGACAAATTAGCGGGTATGACTGGTACAGCAGATACCGAAGCCTTTGAATTCCAACAAATTTATGGTTTGGAAACTGTCGTTATCCCAACCAATCGTCCAATGATTCGTGATGATCGTACGGACGTCATGTTTGAGAATGAAGAATACAAATTCAATGCAATTATTGAAGATATCAAAGACTGTGTCGCTCGCAATCAACCAGTTCTTGTCGGTACCGTATCAGTTGAAAAATCTGAAATGCTTTCTCAAGCGTTAGATAAAGCGGGTATCAAACACAACGTATTGAATGCAAAATTCCACGCACAAGAAGCGGAAATTGTTGCGGAAGCAGGGGCGCCAGGTGCAGTAACCATTGCAACTAACATGGCGGGTCGTGGTACCGATATTATCCTCGGTGGTAACTGGAAAGCAAAAGCGGCAAAATTAGAGAACCCAACTCCAGAGCAAATTGAGGCACTTAAAGCTGAGTGGGAGAAAAATCACGAGATCGTGATGCAAGCTGGTGGCTTACACATTATCGGGACAGAACGTCATGAATCACGCCGTATTGATAACCAGTTGCGTGGTCGTTCAGGTCGTCAAGGTGACCCAGGTTCTTCACGTTTCTACCTTTCTTTGGAAGATGGCTTAATGCGTATTTATCTGAATGAAGGTAAATTAAATATGATGCGTAAAGCCTTCACCCAACCAGGTGAAGCGATGGAGTCTAAACTTCTCGCTAAAGTGATTGCATCGGCGCAAGCGAAAGTAGAAGCCTTCCACTTTGATGGTCGTAAAAACTTGCTTGAATATGATGATGTGGCTAACGACCAACGTCATGCAATTTACGAACAACGTAATTACTTGCTCGATAACGATGATATTTCAGAGACTATCAAAGCAATTCGCAGCGATGTATTTAATGATGTGATTGACCAATATATTCCGCCACAATCATTGGAAGAACAATGGGATATTAAAGGCTTAGAAGAGCGTTTAGCGCAAGAGTTTGGTCTTGAGTTACCAATTGAACATTGGTTAGAAGAAAATAACAATCTTCATGAAGAAAACTTGCGTGAGCGCATTATTCAAGAAGCCGAAGATGAATACAAAGCGAAAGAAGCGCTTGCGGGTGAAGAAACCATGCGTCATTTCGAAAAAGGTGTGATGTTACAAACTCTTGATGAGCTTTGGAAGGAGCACTTGGCGGCAATGGATTATTTACGTCAAGGTATCCATTTACGTGGTTATGCGCAAAAAGATCCAAAACAAGAGTACAAAAAAGAATCTTTCCGTATGTTTACTGAAATGTTGGATTCTTTAAAACATCATGTGATTATGACACTTACTCGCGTGAAAGTCCGTACACAGGAAGAGATTGAAGAAGCGGAACGTGCACGTCAAGAAATGGCTGAACGTGAAGCATTAACTCATCAACCTGTAGATGAAAATACAGAGCAAGCTCAAAGCGAGGACTATTCTGATCGTCATATTGGACGTAATGAACCTTGTCCTTGTGGGTCAGGTAAAAAATACAAGCATTGTCACGGCAGTAAAGCCCGATATGCTTAG
- the corA gene encoding magnesium/cobalt transporter CorA, with translation MINAFAINDSRLLRIDDEPADLSSAIWLDLLEPTGEEREMLQEGLGQSLASFLELEDIEASARFFEDEDGLHLHSFFYCEDEENYADLASVAFTIRDGRLFTLRDRELPAFRLYRMRSRSQRLLECNAYEVLLDLFETKIEQLADVIENVYADLEKLSRVILNGTQDEAFDEALNTLTEQEDTSSKVRLCLMDTQRALGFLVRKTRLPPNQLEQAREILRDIESLQPHNESLFQKVNFLMQAAMGYINIEQNKIMKFFSVVSVMFLPATLVASTYGMNFEFMPEIHFKYGYPMAIGLMIGAALTPYIYFKRKGWL, from the coding sequence ATGATTAACGCTTTTGCCATTAACGATTCCCGCTTGCTTCGTATTGATGACGAACCAGCCGATCTCAGTTCTGCCATTTGGCTAGATTTACTGGAGCCGACAGGGGAAGAACGTGAGATGTTGCAAGAAGGCTTAGGACAAAGTCTCGCCTCATTCCTCGAATTGGAAGACATCGAAGCATCCGCGCGTTTCTTCGAAGACGAGGACGGTTTGCACTTGCACTCATTCTTTTATTGTGAAGACGAAGAAAATTACGCCGACCTCGCAAGCGTGGCGTTTACTATTCGTGATGGGCGCTTATTTACCCTACGTGATCGTGAATTACCCGCATTCCGTTTATATCGTATGCGTTCCCGTAGTCAACGATTATTAGAATGTAATGCGTATGAAGTTTTGCTCGATTTATTTGAGACCAAAATTGAGCAATTAGCAGATGTTATCGAAAACGTGTATGCCGATTTAGAAAAATTAAGTCGCGTGATTTTAAATGGTACACAAGATGAAGCTTTCGATGAAGCCTTAAATACCCTAACAGAACAAGAAGATACCAGTTCTAAAGTGCGTTTGTGTTTGATGGATACACAACGTGCATTGGGTTTCTTGGTGCGTAAAACTCGCTTACCGCCAAATCAGTTAGAACAAGCACGAGAAATCTTACGAGATATCGAATCATTGCAACCGCATAATGAATCATTGTTCCAAAAAGTAAACTTTTTAATGCAGGCGGCAATGGGTTATATTAATATCGAGCAGAATAAAATCATGAAATTCTTCTCGGTGGTGTCGGTGATGTTCCTACCGGCAACACTTGTGGCATCTACTTACGGGATGAACTTTGAATTTATGCCAGAGATCCATTTTAAATATGGTTACCCAATGGCTATTGGATTAATGATTGGTGCGGCGCTTACGCCTTATATCTATTTTAAACGGAAAGGTTGGTTATAA
- a CDS encoding YggT family protein: protein MEISQTALFLGSIIDLYCLVLILRVWLPLANVDYYNPISQFTLKLTQPVIAPLRKVFPVVKKVETTALVLVFLLCGLKSVLFGGLNLNYFLLLGILGLIKNIGIAIFYVLIAGAILSWFNRGNNPAFYALYQLTEPLLKPIKRILPTVGAIDFSPMVIAIILLFLNNLFYDYFQVLWAIAA, encoded by the coding sequence ATGGAAATTTCCCAAACTGCATTATTTTTAGGATCGATTATCGATCTGTATTGTTTAGTGTTAATTTTACGCGTATGGCTCCCCTTAGCGAACGTGGATTATTACAATCCTATTTCTCAATTTACGCTGAAATTAACCCAGCCAGTTATTGCCCCATTGCGTAAAGTTTTTCCTGTGGTGAAAAAAGTGGAAACTACTGCACTGGTTTTAGTCTTCTTGCTTTGCGGATTGAAATCGGTTCTGTTTGGCGGGTTAAATCTCAACTACTTCCTACTATTGGGCATATTAGGGCTGATTAAAAATATCGGTATAGCCATTTTCTATGTGTTAATCGCTGGCGCAATTTTAAGTTGGTTTAATCGTGGCAATAACCCTGCATTCTATGCGTTATATCAACTTACTGAGCCATTATTAAAACCAATTAAACGTATTTTACCAACTGTGGGCGCGATTGATTTTTCACCGATGGTTATCGCCATTATTCTGTTATTTTTGAATAATCTCTTTTACGACTACTTCCAGGTTTTATGGGCTATCGCCGCTTAA
- the leuS gene encoding leucine--tRNA ligase: protein MQQHYRPDLIEPAVQQYWAENKVFKAIKDTSKEKYYCLSMFPYPSGRLHMGHVRNYTIGDVVSRYQRMNGKNVLQPIGWDAFGLPAEGAAIKNKTAPAKWTYENIEYMKNQLKMLGFGYDWDREIATCRPEYYKWEQWFFTELYKKGLVYKKNSTVNWCPNDVTVLANEQVHDGCCWRCDTPVEQKEIPQWFIKITDYAEQLLGGLDQLPQWPDMVKTMQRNWIGRSEGVEITFDVADTAEKVAVYTTRPDTFYGVSYLGIAAAHPLADLAAEKNPQLAEFIREAKNAKVAEADLATMEKKGMATGLFAIHPLTGEKLPIWVANFVLMHYGTGAVMAVPAHDQRDFEFAQKYSLPIKQVIAPLADEEIDLTRQAFVEHGKLVNSAEFDGLDFDGAFNGIADKLEKLGVGKRQVNYRLRDWGVSRQRYWGAPIPMLTLPNGETVPAPIEDLPIILPEDVVMDGVKSPIKADPNWAKTTFNGEPALKETDTFDTFMESSWYYARYTSPSYAEGMLDKDEANYWLPVDQYIGGIEHATMHLLYFRFFHKLLRDAGFVTSDEPAQKLLCQGMVLADAFYYTSPTNERIWVSPTQVTLERDEKGRIIKATDLEGHELVHTGMTKMSKSKNNGIDPQEMVEKYGADTVRLFMMFASPAEMTLEWQESGVEGAKRFLGRVWNLVYEYSQNPAKTALDVTALSADQKSLRRDVHKTIAKVSDDIGRRQTFNTAIAAVMELMNKLTRAPLESEQDRAVMAEALSAVVRMLYPITPHICFELWKALGNESNIDHAEWVKADEAAMVEDEKLIVVQVNGKVRGKVTVAADADEETVKTVAFADENVKKFTDNTQIVKVIYVPGKLLNVVVKPQ, encoded by the coding sequence ATGCAACAACATTACCGTCCTGATTTGATTGAACCCGCTGTTCAACAATATTGGGCTGAAAATAAAGTCTTCAAAGCCATCAAAGATACATCTAAAGAAAAATATTACTGCCTTTCAATGTTCCCTTACCCATCTGGTCGTTTACACATGGGCCACGTGCGTAACTACACGATCGGTGATGTGGTTTCTCGTTATCAACGTATGAACGGCAAAAATGTGTTACAGCCAATTGGTTGGGATGCATTTGGTTTGCCGGCTGAAGGGGCTGCAATTAAAAATAAAACTGCACCCGCGAAATGGACTTACGAAAATATCGAATACATGAAAAACCAGCTCAAAATGTTGGGCTTTGGTTATGACTGGGATCGCGAAATTGCGACCTGCCGTCCAGAATACTATAAATGGGAACAATGGTTCTTCACTGAGCTTTACAAAAAAGGCTTAGTGTACAAAAAAAACTCAACCGTAAACTGGTGTCCGAACGATGTAACTGTGTTGGCGAACGAACAAGTGCACGACGGTTGTTGTTGGCGTTGTGATACTCCAGTAGAACAAAAAGAGATCCCTCAATGGTTTATTAAAATCACTGATTATGCAGAACAATTATTAGGTGGATTAGACCAACTACCACAATGGCCAGATATGGTTAAAACCATGCAACGCAACTGGATCGGTCGTTCTGAAGGGGTAGAAATTACTTTTGATGTAGCAGATACCGCAGAAAAAGTTGCGGTTTATACCACCCGTCCAGATACCTTCTATGGCGTAAGCTATTTAGGTATCGCGGCAGCGCATCCATTAGCGGACTTAGCGGCAGAAAAAAATCCTCAATTGGCTGAATTCATCCGTGAAGCGAAAAACGCCAAAGTGGCAGAAGCAGACCTTGCCACTATGGAGAAAAAAGGGATGGCAACTGGCTTATTTGCGATTCATCCGTTAACGGGTGAAAAACTACCAATTTGGGTCGCAAACTTCGTATTAATGCACTACGGTACTGGCGCGGTAATGGCGGTTCCAGCACATGACCAACGTGACTTTGAATTTGCTCAAAAATACAGTTTGCCAATTAAACAAGTGATCGCACCGCTTGCGGATGAAGAAATTGATTTAACTAGACAAGCTTTTGTTGAGCACGGAAAATTGGTTAACTCTGCTGAGTTTGACGGTTTGGATTTTGATGGCGCATTCAACGGTATCGCGGATAAATTAGAAAAATTAGGTGTAGGTAAACGCCAAGTTAACTATCGTTTACGTGACTGGGGCGTTTCCCGTCAACGTTATTGGGGTGCACCAATTCCAATGCTGACCTTGCCAAACGGAGAAACCGTACCGGCACCAATCGAAGATTTACCGATTATTCTACCGGAAGATGTGGTCATGGATGGCGTGAAAAGTCCAATTAAAGCGGATCCAAATTGGGCGAAAACCACTTTCAACGGAGAGCCTGCATTAAAAGAAACCGATACCTTTGATACCTTTATGGAATCGTCTTGGTACTACGCTCGCTATACTTCACCTAGCTATGCTGAAGGCATGTTGGATAAAGATGAAGCTAATTACTGGTTACCGGTGGATCAATATATCGGTGGTATCGAGCACGCGACAATGCACTTGCTCTACTTCCGTTTCTTCCATAAATTATTGCGTGATGCAGGTTTCGTCACTAGCGACGAGCCGGCACAAAAATTATTATGCCAAGGCATGGTGTTAGCCGATGCGTTCTATTACACCAGTCCAACCAACGAGCGTATTTGGGTAAGCCCAACGCAAGTGACCCTTGAGCGTGATGAAAAAGGTCGAATCATCAAGGCCACTGATCTGGAAGGCCATGAATTAGTGCATACCGGTATGACCAAAATGTCGAAATCGAAAAACAACGGTATCGACCCACAAGAAATGGTGGAAAAATACGGTGCAGATACCGTGCGTCTCTTCATGATGTTCGCGTCTCCTGCAGAAATGACACTTGAATGGCAAGAATCTGGCGTAGAAGGTGCAAAACGTTTCTTAGGTCGTGTATGGAATTTAGTGTATGAATACAGCCAAAATCCTGCAAAAACCGCTTTAGATGTGACCGCACTTTCTGCAGACCAAAAATCACTTCGCCGTGATGTCCATAAAACAATCGCGAAAGTGAGCGATGACATTGGTCGTCGTCAGACTTTCAATACGGCTATTGCAGCAGTGATGGAGTTAATGAACAAATTAACCCGTGCACCATTAGAAAGCGAACAAGATCGCGCTGTTATGGCTGAAGCATTAAGCGCAGTCGTGCGTATGCTTTATCCAATCACTCCGCACATCTGCTTTGAATTATGGAAAGCGTTAGGCAACGAAAGCAACATTGACCATGCAGAATGGGTGAAAGCTGATGAAGCGGCGATGGTAGAAGATGAAAAACTTATCGTGGTGCAAGTCAACGGTAAAGTACGCGGTAAAGTCACCGTTGCAGCTGATGCGGATGAAGAAACCGTGAAAACTGTTGCATTTGCAGATGAAAATGTGAAGAAATTTACTGACAATACACAAATCGTGAAAGTGATTTATGTACCAGGTAAATTGTTAAATGTGGTGGTTAAACCGCAATAA